A window of the Zeugodacus cucurbitae isolate PBARC_wt_2022May chromosome 2, idZeuCucr1.2, whole genome shotgun sequence genome harbors these coding sequences:
- the LOC128919851 gene encoding uncharacterized protein LOC128919851: MHPEKCTVWCGLYAGGIIGPYFFKDAVGRNVTVNGDRYRSMLTNFLLPKMEELNLVDMWFQQDGATCHTARDSMAILRENFGEQFISRNGPVSWPPRSCDLTPLDYFLWGYVKSKVYRNKPATIPALEDNISEEIRAIPAEMLEKVAQNWTFRMDHLRRSRGQHLNEIIFKK, from the coding sequence atgcatcccgaaaaatgcactgtttggtgtggtttgtacgctggtggaatcattggaccgtattttttcaaagatgctgttggacgcaacgttacggtgaatggcgatcgctatcgttcgatgctaacaaactttttgttgccaaaaatggaagaactgaacttggttgacatgtggtttcaacaagatggcgctacatgccacacagctcgcgattctatggccattttgagggaaaacttcggagaacaattcatctcaagaaatggacccgtaagttggccaccaagatcatgcgatttaacgcctttagactattttttgtggggctacgtcaagtctaaagtctacagaaataagccagcaactattccagctttggaagacaacatttccgaagaaattcgggctattccggccgaaatgctcgaaaaagttgcccaaaattggactttccgaatggaccacctaagacgcagccgcggtcaacatttaaatgaaattatcttcaaaaagtaa